DNA sequence from the Manihot esculenta cultivar AM560-2 chromosome 11, M.esculenta_v8, whole genome shotgun sequence genome:
tgtgttacagattaaaagggtttcaagcccttgaaccacagcagatagtagtccctggtataggccctgagggccacttcagattggcatatctgagtagcagtagttaagcctacagcgtgttacaggattgttgagtcgttttgtatcatgtatgggatttatcaggtacacagagagtatagttggctgactacgggtcccggcggccttaagccgatctggatcctagtgccagtgatggttcggaccgttactgaggggtaccgatttccgagtcgttacactgtcatttgaagaaatctttgtatAGTTTGAAGCAGAGTCTCCGTGCCTGGTTTGAAAAGTTCATTGAATTTGTTCAAAAATTTGGGTTGAAAAAAAGCAAGTGTGATTATTCAGGACTTTCTATAGAAATTCAGGTACTGGTATTATTCTCCTTGTTGTATATGTtaatgatattgtcattacaggGAATGATAATACAGGGATCGATAGTACATGGATCTCTTCTCTTAAAAACTACTTGCATGCGAGTTTTCATACCAAAGACTTGGGTCAGCTTAAGTATTTCTTAGGAGtcgaagtcttgaggagtaaaAAGGGAATTTTTCTATCTCAAAGGAAGTTTGTCCTTGACTTACTTGCAGAAACTGGGAAGATGGGAGCTAAACCATGTAGCACACCAATAATTTCTAATATATGTCTTACAAAAGATGATGGACACCCTTATAATAATCTCGAGAGGTACAGGAGGTTGATTGGAAAGCTGACCTTATGGTGATGACTCGACCAGATATTACTTTTGCAGTAAGTATTGTAAGCCAGTTCATGTCTGCACTTACAGTGAAACATTGGGCCCCTCTAGAACAAATTCTATGTTATCTAAAAGGGAATTCTAGACTCGATATACTCTACAAAGATCATGGGCATACTGCACTTGAGTGTTTTTCTGATGCTAACTAGGCGGGATCTaaaagtgatagaaggtcgactacaggctactgtgtatttgttggaggaaacctagtgtcttggaaaagtaagaaggaaAATGTGGTATCCAGATCCAGTGCCGAGTCAGAATATAGGGCCATGGCTCAATCGACTTGTGAGATTTTGTGGATAAATCATTTACTGAAGGAAGTTGGTATAGATGTTGCATCACCCGTAAAactttggtgtgataatcaagctgcTCTTCATATTACTTCCAATCCAGTGTACCATAAACGGACTAAACATATTGAAGTTGACTGTCATTTCATCCATgagaaaattcaagaaaatttaatatCCACCAGTTATGTGAAGACAGGAGAGCAATTGGGTGATCTATTCACCAAAACTTTAAATGGGCCTTgaatagaatatttttctaacaagttgggcatgataaatatctatgatccaacttgagggggagtgttacaagttataggaagtaaatatgttaatacagaaaataaatattgatagatggattagttacttaatcttagggattgtataattatagacttaattttctttcctgtttagatatgatctcttatatataaataggttgtaatctatattgtgaaatacaacaaaatattatctttttacAAGTTTTAATTCATTTGTCATTTGGTTTGTTTGATTTTACTTTACATTTGATTTTCCTTTTATACTTGTGGTTGGATTTTATATAAACCCTTAGTATTAACCTTTAAATCTTGAAAAATGTAATATACTATGCATcggtaaaaatatatatatatatatatatatatatatatatatatatatagttcctTATCAATGAATAAGAATTTATTCCacttagttttaaaaaaaaaaattattccacTTAAAAGCGTATACTCATTTGTCACTTTTGTTTGAAGCTTACTGGGCCAGAACCAAATAACTTCTCCCGTAATAGTGTTATTTGTAATATTAGATTACTCGaatctaattttattagtaCGGATTCCACTCATTTCAAAAATAATGCAATaaatatctataatatatataaatatgttacCATGTTCCAAATCATTAAAGTTTGAAAAAatggaattgtatataataggtagtacaaaattattaaataatttgaattaagtgaaaaatgaattcaaaaattatttgaatcagTTTGAATTGAattgttacaattggtatcaaatATCAGAAAAATTGTGTGGAATTAGCGGACTTACAAGGAAAAGGCTATCCATATGAGAGATGAGGTAGAGCCGTCTGGTATACTAACAAACCACAATACTTAAGGATCCGATTATGGTATAGTAATTATATTTGATTCAGCATAACTAGATTGCAACGAAAACATTGTGAAATTGAGTGGAGAATAATTATCACGTCCCACATAATTAAAGTATGGAAAAACGGAATAAAGGGAGGAAACACCTTAAATTTACTTAAACACTTTGTAAATTTATTGTagagattattttaattttattaatgagtTTAAAATAACATTcaaaagagattttttttaattttaaaaattattttgattttaatattatctaaatgttttaaaaattaaataaaatacttaaaataactATTATGTCATGTtgcttaaatatttataattttattgatgagattattttaataaataattttagttaaaattttatatttattaaaattaataaaaaataataattttagatagataattcaaaatttttcaaaaaattcaaactaatttaagttaaattttattaatttattaatatcagagtttatacaaattttaaattcttataataattattattattattcaaaatcTTAAAAGAAATGATTCTGTCAAATTAAAACTCATATTGCAAGTATTAGACTAATGACGTGGCCGGAATGAAACTGTGTTGTAATTGATTAGAACCTACAAGGGAGAAAACATGTAATAGTGGTGAGTGTtcacggcagccactccgacgctcaagtcagtgtCTCGATAAGTAGAGAAAATGTAATAAATTACTGAGAGTTTTAGTGTTTTTGGATAGCATACCTTTATCTCTGcaattcttctccttttatattgtaagaggtAGAGATGAATATGGTATTTTCCTAATAATCCGGCAGTAATGTAGTCGTCTGCTTGATACGGGATATCACTTGACTAATAGGTGGGAATCCCGTAATCCTAGGCATAATATGTGTGATAACGGTAATTTCGTGCTGAGACTCTCCTCGTTGGGGGGAAGGGCGAGTCTTCTAGTGATGGCCCGAGTGTTAAGGTGTCCAAGTCTCCCTTTCCTCGTGCTGGTCTGCGCTTCCATTTGTAAGATATTTGCCATGTGGTCCTGCTCTGTGTTGATAGCTCACGGCTTACTATGAATGATTATTATGTAGTATCAGAAACCCCTCGgctggtctttgattcttcagattTGAAGTTGACACTTTGTCTTCTTGATTAGTGGGTCCATCAATCAAGTGGTCTACTAAAAAATCTACTTGTGACTTGACCTGGTAAAAATTGCCTTGCAGCCTTAATCAGTGGGTCTACGCCCAAATAGTCTGGTGAAAAACCACCTTGTGACCTGACCTGGCGAAAACTGTCTTGCGGCCTTGATCAACGGGTCTAGCGCCCGAATGGTCTGGCATAAAACCACCTTGTGACCTGCCCTAGCAAAAACTACGTTacggccttgattagtgggtccAGCGCTCGAGTGGTCTGGTGAAAAATACCTTGTGACCTGTCCTGCCGAAAACTGCCTTGCGGCCTTGATCAGTGGGTCTAGTTCCCGAGTGGTCTGCGAAAAACTGTCTTGTGACTTGCCTTGGAAAAAACTGCCTTATAGCCTTAATTAGTGGGTTTAGCGCTCGAGTGGTCTAACGAAAAATCGCCTTATGACCTGGCCTAGTGAAATCTATCTTGCGGACTTGTCTGGTAAAAAATCACCTTATGACTTAACCTGGCAAAAACTGTTTTGTAACCTTAGCGAGTGAGTTCAGCGCCTGAGTGGTCTAACGAAAAGCTGTCTTATAATCTGATTTAGCGAAAGCTGCCTTGCAGTCTTGATCAGTGGGTCTAATGCCTTGAGTGATATGATAAAAAATCGTCTCTTGAAAACTGTTTTGTAACCttgattaataatattaaattttattaaatattaaataatattttaaatacacatctaaaaaataataattaataagagatttttttataaataaaataaaattaagtggaTTATAATAgtttatgtatatattattataatgtaaaaaaaattaataacaattttaaaataatttttaaaaaatgaataaaattgtaaaatagaaaacataactatttatataaaaacaaGCTAtcgaaaaatttaaaataatacttttttaaataaatatttatgagaaACATGTAGAAAAAAGAGCGATATTAAGttatgagattttaaaaaattgaacgtTAAAACATtccaacaaaataaatataaaaatatctttatttgcattgaaattgaaaatgtaTTAGTCACTatctattttcattttttaattataagatttagatatttaaattataaataatacatTTCTATTAGATTTATATTCAAGCCAATGTTATTCACaagcaaaattttaaaatatctcagCGATTTAATCGAATTCCTGGATAAAATCATCAACAGTTTAAAATTGATCATAATTTtatctcaaattttaaaatgatcCCAAATATCATGACATGTAACTTTTTTGGTCCTACACATAGCCAATAGGCAATTTTTCGTCCAAAAAATTACCAACTctttattaattaactattaaCCAATGGGTATATATAAAGTTCCTAAAATTAAATTGAGTAActtataatttattcattaaaactccatttatttaaaaaaaataacttatattttaaataagataatttagtttttattatttaattttaatttaaaaaataaaatttattaacaaatttacaTACAGAggcttaataaaaatttaaaaatgtgaaaaataattttttttttataaaatattttttattgactaaaatatttttagtgtttaaaacgttaaaaaatataaaaaataatgttttagAAGTATTTTTGGCGATCCCTAAGTATATCTTGATTATGTATTTCCTATATCTTGAGAACAAAGTATATATAGTCATTTAATCTATGCTCAAATTTATTACTCTGTTGCATAATTTTTCCATCTCTTTTTTTATGAACAATTCATTTTAGGTAATATCATTTAAGCTAAATTTGTGAAAAAACGCCTACATAAAAGAACCAGTGACATTTTCATTTGGCTCCCTATGCTTAAAAGAACTTTATTTTGTTTTGGCCCAAATCTTTATTGAATTTCTAACAAAACCCTGAATCTACTTACAAATTTCATGGTTTCTGTTTATTAGAAGACTGGCCACCAATAACAGCATCATCTGGAATGTAACTTCCCCAAAACCAGTGTGCCTTCCATACCCTATTCATCTCTTCAATTGGTACGTTTCTCGTCTCAGGCAAGAAGAAGAATATGAAGATTGTCATAATCACGACCCACCCAGCGAAGAATAAGAAGAGCCCGAACTTCATGTGGCAAAGCATGGATAAAAAGAATTGGCCAATCACAAAGGTGAAGAACATGTTAACGGATACGTTGATGGCTTGGCCAGCTGATCGAATTTCCAGAGGGCAGATCTCACTAGGTACCAGCCATCCCAATGGACCCCATGACCATGCAAATGCTGCTACGTATACACATATTAAAAATAGCACAAAATTTGCTGTCCCACCTGCCAGTTTTCCTACACCACTAGTCCCAAAGCTGAGGCTGATCATGATTCCAACAAGAACCTAAATACAAGTCAATAGAAGTAAGATTAAGCTAACAATTTCTAATAATGCTGAGTTAATGTAAAGCTCTAAGTTTTGGTTCGAGCGAAGATAGGAAAATAGTTTTGGGCCTGTTTCACACCACAAGCTCACACAAGCTTAGAAGAGAGATTGTCTAAACATTACCCAATATTGGGCTGTCGTGTCAACGAGGATAGAACTATCGACCTCAACCAAGGGAAAAGTGTTTGTTGGCAGTaattaagcaagttttaagtataGTACCTGACAAATAATCATTTGGACGCCACCTTCAAGGAATAAAACCCGTCTTCCAAACCTATCAGCAGAATATATGGAAACAACTGTGGCTAAGACATTAACTACTCCAGTTATAACAGCAGACATAAGCGAAGCACCATCGCCGAATCCTAAAGTCTTAAATAGAACAGGTGCATAAAACATGATGACATTAATTCCAGTAAGCTGCTGGAAGCATGGAATCAAGCTGCAAATCACAAGTTGAGGCCTGTACTGTGGCTTCAGAATGTTCCTCCATGGATGTTCTACTCTCTTTGCGGCTTCACTTGCATCAACAAGGTCTTGAAACTCCTCATCAACATTGTTTGTGCCCCGAATCTTCTTCAACATGTCTCTAGCCTTCTCAGTGTGGCCTCTCTCAAGAATTGAATTGGGGGTGTCTGGTAGGAATAGAGATCCAACAGTAATCATTATTGCAGGGACTGCTGCAAGAGCTAGGGAAATTCTCCATCCCCAACCACCTTCAATCTTTGATGTCCCGTAATTTATCAGATTCGCAGCCAAAATACCGATTGTAATGGCCATTTGAAAACCAATGTTAAGTGCTCCCCTGATCTTGGCCGGCGCCATTTCTGATAAATAAACGGGAACAGACTGCActcagaagaaaaaaaaaagtttggaaGACTACGTAAAACTCATCAATTACCAATGGTTTACTACAAAATGAAGTGAAACAGAAAGGTAAGACACCTGATTGGCAAATCCAACACCCACACCTAGCAACAAACGGCCAATAATTAGCATTGCGACGTTCATGGCAACACCATTGAGGACAGCACCAACGAGGAAAACAAGGCCACCAAACAACATAGAGACCTTACGACCAAAAACCCGAGTCACTGTAGAAGCAAAGAAGGAAGCTACCAACGCTGCCAGGTACAGAGAAGATGTGAACAATTGGAGCAGATGGCTCTCAAATTTGCAGTACATATTCTCATTATGTTTCTCGGACTCTTTGTGGTAAACAGATGGGAAGAACTTCTTCAAAAATGAGTCCATTGAAGTCACTCCACCTACAGAAAATTTTCCATTAATAAAGCCTAAAATGGCTCgaaatgatgaagaagaagagtaaTCAACACAAAATACGCATACCTGAGATACCAATATCATAACCGAAAATCAGACCTCCAAAAGCTGCCACAAAACAAGTGACGATAACGAAGGTTGTGACGCCACCTTCATAGTTCCTCGCCGGACCTTGAACTGCGAAACCACCTCCTGCCATCTTTCAGGAAACTGGGATAGAGACTATTTCTTGTTTCTCTAAGTGTTACAAAAGATTCTATAGAAGAGTACTTAACAGGTACCctattctttatgtttccaaGTGAATCAAAGGAATTTTTTTACAGCAATTTCCTTTGTCAAATCCTTAATATCCACAgggaaaatgaaaataaagagAGAGAACTTCACCAAAATCTTCATTATAcccaagaaagaaaaaaaatggaatcttttatattttttaaaattctcttGAGATAAGTTAATTTCTACTACAAACGTCGTTGTGCTTTATCTATTCTTCCTCGACAGCTCACTTGCCAAAGCAgtttatttttcctatttttcCCCTTCTTTGacctattttcatgcaaaaaaaagaaaaaaacatgtTTATCCTTTTATCCACTGGTACATGTTAATCTTTTCATTGCTGGAAATTTGATTAagactctttttatttttcaattttggaaataaaatttgatttaaacttAATCCTATAGAGTTGTAAATTAGCGTGTAATTATCCCAACCGCACCTTCGCTGTGAGCATTCTAGATAACGTACGTCTCATTCATTATCTATATATTTCTTGTTAAGAAATATGAAATTCCTTCTATTCTCTTCACATTTATTTCTATATAGATAAGATTTACAATTATTAGATAAATCTTAGGATAATCTTTTCCTTATTTTATTCActttgaaattattaattaatcggTGAACCTTATTCGattcaaatagaaaaaattgatcaaatcgaattaatttaaaaattcagtttgatttttaattcatttaggttcgatttttaattttaaaaatttctgttatttcggttcgattcgattttgataaaaaaataaaaaactgaaccgaaccgattagtgataattgtatattattttcaataatataaagaaattagatcatagtaatattaaaatatttcaattaaattttaaaatgctaaaaataaagtgtaaaaaataaaaaatttattaaaatttcaaaccgatcaaattgaaccgaatcagattctcgattcgattcgatttttgatcaaaatcaattcgatttctaattaaaatcaattcgatttctaatcaaaatcgatttagttcaatattttcataaatattaaaattttaattttaaatttatttggttcaatttaattttaaaccaaaTATAGCAATTGATCACCCAAATCCTCTGTttctcattttttatatttttaatatattaaaattaaaattgatttgaaatctTTACTCTCATGTTGacaaataaataattgaaaaacttataatattttctCTCGACAATAAAACTTGATTTTGGATGAGAATGGAAACGGTAAAATTTTGAcaatcattaaaatatatttaattatctggaattgaagatatgcataTATACTCGTAGACTGGAATCTTCCTTGACATCTGGATTTTCTTTTCCAACATctctcttaaaaaattaataaagataaatagtaattaataaataaatacataaaatattatatttatcatattgtAATGCCTACTTCGATATTTGTCTCTAAAATCttatttggtttttttttttttttaacttttataatgGTAGAACAAATTAATGCAACAATCATCTGTCTGtgcaaatttaaaatgaattaatatataatttaaaattactttttttttaatagccAATTCATTTTAACTCAAAGTTAAATTAGCAGCTAATTCAGATTCATTTAACTCAAACTCAATGCAtgtattggatttttttttttaatattttttatttattattgcaCTAAACAGTATTATTGTAACTTCTCGTGCCGCTTTTATTGTGAGTGGCGAGTTTTATATCACCGATTATTTATTGaatctatatatatttatatttattactttACATATGAATTTAATGTCAtaggttaataaaaaaataaattatgatattcttttttcaaaaaaaaagtttttttttaaatagagattgaaaaagtaaaatctgagatcttttttatttattcagatGCGCTTACCACCAAACTAAGTATGTGAGTGCtaaacaaaaattttgaaatgaaatCTATTTGTATATCCAActaaaataattcattaatgGTTCTTTTGTCTTGGTATGTTTTTTAGCTTCAAGATCTATTAATAGTTATATGTTTGCCTTAGTTTTTACAATTTTTGTGATATTTTCAAGAAGGTTGCATATgaacattataataaaaaaggaGTGAATTTTCAATATAATACAATGTAATATCAcatgatatataaaatatataatgttgAAAAAACatgatagaataataaaatttgagttGTACATGACactgtttttaaaaatttattttgtaattttcgaaaataaaataaattcttctagaattttaattttcagaaaTAGAGCAacaatgatttatttttaatttataatccaGCAGAAAGtataaagaagagaaaaaaataaagcaaaaaatGGGAGTATTTTTCTTTGTGAAGATGTAAGCTATTTATAGGAAAAAATAGCCGTTGtgagattttataaaaattttgagataatataatcaaatcaacataaaaatcataatgattagatttaatattgtatttaaatatcaaacctACAACGGTAAAAGAATCTcacaaataaatttttcaacAGTCATAAAATCTTATAAGATGAGATAATTATATATGAGatctaaaaatatttgaaaggtCAACAATGAACATTTATTGGTAAGTTAAACtcttttgaaatataaattcatttttacAACAATCCCTCGCATATTTCAAAAAGATTTTCATTGATGGGTTTAAGATTTGAGTGTATATATTTCCAATCTAGTATTTTTTAGACTATAAACCAGACCTAGATTAATAGCACTTAACATATAGAGTAATTGGTGAAACTTTTGTTTCTGTGAATCAAAAACTATTTTTGGTAAGCTAATATCTTATCAATCTTATAACACTCCATATATCTTATTGTCAATATTGTTTCGCACTAATAAGTCATACGCATGTTTGGTAGTTCATCTATGCCACAATCTCATAGAAGTAGTCTCACTCCACACTTATATAGGTGATATCATCAAATGTATACTGCAATTTATAGACCACCGATAAAggatatgaatatcattaagagTTTTAGCTCATCCTTATTCAATGCAGTCTAACACTTCTCACACTATAGTAAAGGATAATGACAAATAGTGCTAACAGAACTAACAAGTGACTTGTTATTATTCATATGAACATTTTTCATGGGATCTCCAATGACAAAGGTTGGATTCCTAtcactattaattttaaattggctTAAGTCTCATTTCCCTCGATATTTCATTTATTAGTTTCTTCCTAAAAGTTTAgtaagaggatgtgccaaattCACTTCGgacttcacataatcaatgGAAAATAGTTTTATCTTTCAACAGCTGCTTAATAACATTTACCattaaaatttgtatttttttgcAATGGCTATTGCCGCTTGGTAATTACAATGCATTGACACATATAGTGCTGGTTTTATTCCTAACAAAATATTTACTAAGAAGTTTCTTAGCCACTTTCAGCTCGAACTAATTCTAGAGCAATAAACTCTAACTTCATAATGCATTTAACAATAATAGTTTGTTTGGTTGATTTTCATGTAATTGTATCGCCTCCTAGAGTGAATACATAATCACTAATGGATTTTATCTCATCTGAATCTGAATCTAGTTAGCATCACTGTACTACATAAGATATCATAGTTCATGGTACctctaaaatatttcattagtcTAACTAATGCTGCTCGATGATCATCATTGGGATTATGTGTATACATACTCAATCTACATACAGCATAAGTAGCTATCAAGtcatgaaaaattcattaatatgcAACAGACTCCCAATGATCTGTGCATATTTAGATTGAGCAACAGAGTCacctctatttttctttaattgagaGTTAGAATCATAAAGGGGTACTCACTAGTTTAACATCGAAATGTCCAAACTTCCTTAGAAATTTTTCAACGTAATGCTCTTGTGATAGCATTATACTATCATTCTTCTTTATGATTCTAACATCCAAAATCACATTTGTTTCACTCATATCTTTCATATCATATTTAGAGACAAGAAAAGTTTTTGCATTACAAACTATATCATAACTCATACAAAAAATAAGTATATCATTTacatataaacaaataatcacAGATTCACTATTTATGAGTTTTATATATACATACTTATCAACTTCAATAGAGGAAAAATCATCATTCAACAAAACTTGATCAAAATTTTCATACTACTGTTTAGGTACTTGTTTCAAAGCATATAAAGATTCAATAATTTtgtaaactctattttcttGATTAGAAACAAGATAACTCTTATACCacagaaatatatatttttttaaaaatcttcaaaataataaaaatccaTTTGGTAGATAAAGTTTTATATAATGAAACTAGagtaattaaatttcaatatttttcttAGGATCACTAAGtatatttttagtaaaatacccccacatttttaaatattttagatcaattttataaaaaaattcataattcatAGGAgtcttattaatttattattttattttcatatattgcATTACTCTTaatactattataaataatataaatgcaAGTATCCGTAAGAGTAATAACActtcataataaaattactctaaacttttcaaaaataaaagattactaaaactccataaaaaaaTAGGCGCAACTACCCATTACTTtataattgattatatatatatatatatatatatatatatatatatatttagaggAAGTAATTAGTGGGTTGGGAGGTAGAGCTAAGTCTCTATTTCTATCTTTGATTTTCTAATTTTCAATTACTTTTGAACCTAACTTATCTTAATATTTTGCCCCATctctattttaataataaaaaaaaagttaaattacctaaataaataaataattttttaaaagtccaacttgataacaaaaaaaaaaaaaaaaaaaaacaggcgTAATAGGGATACATTGGTTATCCCTACTAATGGTAATTTCGTGTTGAAACTCTCCCCACTGAGGGATGGGTGAGTTTTGATGAAGATCTGAGTGTTACGGTGTCCAGGTCTTTCTTACTTATTAAATCCTTTCCACGTGTGTCTATCTCACCGTAACAGCTCATGGTTCACTATGGGAGATTATTACGTAACATCAATAATatagatatattattatattataatataaaagttgTGCCGAACAAATTACATTATCTGCCAGTCTTAACAAAATGCTAGCAGCATATttcactatttttattttttaaaattaaaattaaaattaaaatttaaaaaaaaatcatactaTGTGTCAGAAGTGTGGCATGATTCGGCATTTGTTAGACAGGCaccaactaatcttttattgcCACAAACCCCTATTTGCTAAATAACTTTTCCCTTCCCTCTTCAAAATTGTTTTTTGCACTAAACCTAAAAAGCCCCAGtacaataaagaaaagaaaggagaaaGAGTGAGACCATTAaaggttgatttttttttctctcaaaaacataGGTTCATGGATAAAAATAAAGTACAAGTCCAAACAAATAAACATA
Encoded proteins:
- the LOC110626201 gene encoding sugar transport protein 10, with the protein product MAGGGFAVQGPARNYEGGVTTFVIVTCFVAAFGGLIFGYDIGISGGVTSMDSFLKKFFPSVYHKESEKHNENMYCKFESHLLQLFTSSLYLAALVASFFASTVTRVFGRKVSMLFGGLVFLVGAVLNGVAMNVAMLIIGRLLLGVGVGFANQSVPVYLSEMAPAKIRGALNIGFQMAITIGILAANLINYGTSKIEGGWGWRISLALAAVPAIMITVGSLFLPDTPNSILERGHTEKARDMLKKIRGTNNVDEEFQDLVDASEAAKRVEHPWRNILKPQYRPQLVICSLIPCFQQLTGINVIMFYAPVLFKTLGFGDGASLMSAVITGVVNVLATVVSIYSADRFGRRVLFLEGGVQMIICQVLVGIMISLSFGTSGVGKLAGGTANFVLFLICVYVAAFAWSWGPLGWLVPSEICPLEIRSAGQAINVSVNMFFTFVIGQFFLSMLCHMKFGLFLFFAGWVVIMTIFIFFFLPETRNVPIEEMNRVWKAHWFWGSYIPDDAVIGGQSSNKQKP